One segment of Brassica napus cultivar Da-Ae chromosome C3, Da-Ae, whole genome shotgun sequence DNA contains the following:
- the LOC106436569 gene encoding exopolygalacturonase clone GBGE184-like: MASARSLVAKANNTNVGSLILMTVVLGSCIANGEYLGARRGLAAVAGNPTVFDITKNGAVGNGATDSSKAFLNTWLQVCASPVPATLLVPKGDFLAGPVIFAGPCKSKVTVEVQGTIIAPPSGYPTPEWFLFEHVDNVVLTGPGTFHGKGEAVWKADGCGKKVDCNLPPTSLKFRNILNLDISGISSVNAKAFHMFLVKTTNVNVQNIKITAPAESPNTDGIHLSNAVNVHIVDSLIATGDDCISVGRGSTNVTVERVTCGPGHGLSVGSLGKYPNEENVAGIHFKKCTMKDTDNGLRIKSWGGSSPSTAVDITFEDIMMTNVKNPIIIDQNYGSRGGDSKVAISNVLFKNVRGTTITKDEVQIMCSKSVPCKGVSVVDVELNFVGDKGGHPSASGGLVGALCDNANVIFGGKLSFPMCPK, translated from the exons ATGGCTAGCGCGAGAAGTTTGGTTGCCAAGGCAAATAATACTAATGTAGGCTCATTAATCTTAATGACCGTGGTGTTAGGTTCTTGTATAGCTAATGGTGAATATCTCGGTGCCCGCCGTGGCCTTGCCGCTGTTGCCGGAAACCCTACGGTCTTTGATATTACTAAGAATGGAGCAGTGGGAAATGGTGCCACCGATTCTTCCAAG GCGTTTCTAAACACATGGCTCCAAGTGTGTGCCAGTCCTGTACCAGCAACGCTACTAGTCCCTAAAGGAGATTTCTTGGCTGGTCCAGTAATTTTTGCTGGTCCATGCAAGAGCAAAGTGACCGTCGAAGTTCAGGGCACAATCATCGCTCCACCAAGCGGATACCCGACTCCTGAATGGTTCTTATTCGAACATGTCGATAATGTCGTCCTCACCGGACCCGGCACATTCCACGGCAAAGGTGAAGCCGTTTGGAAAGCAGATGGCTGTGGTAAAAAGGTGGACTGCAATCTTCCTCCAACG TCTCTAAAATTCAGAAACATCTTAAACCTTGACATTTCCGGCATTAGCTCGGTCAACGCAAAGGCCTTCCACATGTTCTTGGTAAAAACTACAAATGTCAACGTCCAAAACATCAAGATTACTGCCCCTGCTGAAAGTCCCAACACCGATGGTATCCATTTGAGCAATGCGGTCAACGTTCACATCGTTGACAGTTTAATAGCTACAGGAGACGATTGTATCTCAGTCGGTCGTGGTTCCACCAATGTAACCGTCGAGCGCGTGACTTGTGGCCCAGGACACGGCCTAAGTGTCGGTAGTCTTGGTAAGTACCCGAACGAGGAGAATGTTGCCGGCATTCACTTTAAGAAGTGCACCATGAAAGATACTGACAATGGTCTTAGAATCAAGAGTTGGGGTGGTTCGTCTCCAAGCACGGCTGTGGACATCACGTTTGAAGATATTATGATGACAAACGTCAAGAACCCAATCATCATTGACCAAAATTACGGCTCAAGAGGCGGA GATTCAAAAGTTGCGATAAGCAATGTGCTGTTCAAGAACGTAAGAGGAACAACAATTACAAAAGACGAAGTTCAGATCATGTGCAGCAAATCAGTACCGTGCAAAGGAGTCAGCGTCGTTGACGTGGAATTGAACTTTGTAGGTGACAAAGGAGGACATCCCTCGGCGTCAGGAGGTTTGGTCGGAGCTCTTTGTGACAACGCCAATGTTATCTTCGGTGGAAAACTTAGCTTCCCTATGTGTCCCAAATAa